From Halomicrobium salinisoli, the proteins below share one genomic window:
- the radA gene encoding DNA repair and recombination protein RadA produces MSANEDLEDLPGVGPATADKLKDNGFDSYQGIAVASPGELSNTADIGESSASDIIQAARQAADIGGFETGATVLERREQIGKLSWGVDEVDELLGGGVETQSITEVYGEFGAGKSQVTHQLSVNVQLPAEHGGLEGGAIFIDSEDTFRPERIEQMVKGQEDEVLEDTMVLHGIVEDEAEADATDEALLDDLVESVLDKIHVAKAFNSNHQILLAEKAQELASESQDDEFPVRLLTVDSLTAHFRAEYVGRGELAERQQKLNKHLHDLMRVGDLNNTAVVVTNQVASNPDSFFGDPTQPIGGNILGHTSTFRIYLRKSKGDKRIVKLVDAPNLPDGEAVMRVEGDGLMDE; encoded by the coding sequence ATGTCCGCCAACGAAGACCTCGAGGACCTGCCGGGCGTCGGTCCGGCCACTGCTGACAAGCTCAAGGACAACGGCTTCGACTCCTATCAGGGGATCGCCGTCGCCTCCCCCGGCGAGCTGTCCAACACCGCCGACATCGGCGAGTCGTCGGCCTCCGACATCATCCAGGCCGCCCGCCAGGCCGCCGACATCGGCGGCTTCGAGACGGGCGCGACGGTACTGGAACGGCGCGAACAGATCGGCAAGCTCTCCTGGGGCGTCGACGAGGTCGACGAGCTCCTCGGCGGCGGCGTCGAGACCCAGTCGATCACCGAGGTGTACGGCGAGTTCGGCGCCGGCAAGTCCCAGGTGACCCACCAGCTGTCCGTCAACGTCCAGCTCCCCGCCGAGCACGGCGGCCTGGAGGGCGGCGCCATCTTCATCGACTCCGAGGACACCTTCCGCCCCGAGCGGATCGAGCAGATGGTCAAGGGTCAGGAGGACGAGGTCCTCGAGGACACGATGGTGCTGCACGGTATCGTGGAGGACGAGGCCGAGGCCGACGCCACCGACGAGGCCCTGCTCGACGACCTCGTCGAGTCTGTCCTCGACAAGATCCACGTCGCCAAGGCGTTCAACTCCAACCACCAGATCCTCCTGGCCGAGAAGGCCCAGGAGCTCGCGAGCGAGTCCCAGGACGACGAGTTCCCCGTCCGCCTGCTGACCGTCGACTCGCTGACCGCCCACTTCCGCGCCGAGTACGTCGGCCGTGGCGAACTCGCCGAGCGCCAGCAGAAGCTCAACAAGCACCTCCACGACCTGATGCGCGTCGGCGACCTCAACAACACCGCCGTCGTCGTCACCAACCAGGTCGCCTCCAACCCCGACTCCTTCTTCGGGGACCCGACCCAGCCCATCGGTGGCAACATCCTGGGCCACACCTCCACGTTCCGCATCTACCTCCGCAAGTCCAAGGGCGACAAGCGCATCGTCAAGCTCGTCGACGCGCCGAACCTCCCCGACGGCGAGGCCGTCATGCGCGTCGAGGGCGACGGCCTGATGGACGAGTAA